A window of Babesia microti strain RI chromosome III, complete genome contains these coding sequences:
- a CDS encoding histone-lysine N-methyltransferase, H3 lysine-4 specific (SET10) (overlaps_old_locusTagID:BBM_III03360), whose protein sequence is MEPVSIDDVLKRRNKKHSKIQQIHSSASELFDTIRDSYKKHFEDFKGNQDGWKTSVDGGKEWKNVIYCPDFSPSGEMIYRKRSKTSQMYKIIYNTIQIGFIHPNLQVCKIVDSTHPIRFATPPEEDCYTVVYTGPEILPRSERVIFGEYTGIVLHNSASDQQRFEYVFDLSFNTNAWPSKSNNAPIITLPGDGDYILDSSTAFNELSLVNHYQVISLFGNVTMRKNCEWQQVFFDGWPHVILTSIPGIGIKPGEELLADFGNEWFTKVTDMSHKLLARELLEYRMGIRSTPVSDQKLTRDITLIDKSIDPLVQVMDDPPCAICNIIDKSHIEGYDGQHKDDSRSNKCNTALNKQKSKQNNLKSQTNVNYVESYAEQSIPRHVYCDGCDRPFHTSCLREIIPSFITLHFAHKNANISLNSGFPTFNDPLDKWYCYYCRRLALDIIEADQHLEISISKRNKFCNYKQNPNRKNAKPMPSPFSTSYCTESNTYTDLKSPEPIVSMDSISSSKTKLTSTISIDSELYDFYEGTDYINYNKEFNSAKYIFGEVFENPFNTFGNRIKVCKQCIISNGELASVYVCRVVKRHLGGNHDHPHNLKSFELKEMLLEFYQQQIHFYIRLCVIKNIALSYLCYKNERYYNAFNDLFTDNVINTKSDNALKRRKILNQYIFDSIGGIRNEINITCESSNLLEYINNIISNNWYVRDEFATATNDESTQNVEKIPNNDIINAPKYHANNEKGEDNNMIKGKNKENYNIGKEIGFDKTSISNKPIKRFIPLLGVWIGETSILRKFDDGYYHGIVTDYNDEIENYTTVFKVSYMDGDEEFLQPEDLATELIENIAFWRQITREIRKGEDFQYIDASILGINAKKLLSGLVHPRFNTVREL, encoded by the exons ATGGAGCCGGTTTCAATTGATGATGTACTGAAAAGAAGGAATAAAAAACATTCTAAGATACAACAAATACATTCATCAGCCTCAGAATTATTCGATACTATTAGGGATTCCTATAAGAAACACTTTGAGGATTTCAAAGGCAATCAAGATGGATGGAAAACTTCTGTTGATGGTGGAAAGGAGTGGAAAAATGTCATATACTGTCCTGATTTTTCACCTTCCGGTGAAATGATATATCGTAAGCGTAGCAAAACATCGcaaatgtataaaattatatacaacacGATACAAATAGGGTTTATACACCCTAATTTACAAGTCTGTAAGATTGTGGATAGCACACATCCAATCCGTTTCGCCACTCCTCCTGAGGAAGATTGCTATACGGTAGTTTACACGGGGCCCGAGATTTTGCCCAGGAGTGAACGAGTAATATTTGGCGAATATACTGGGATAGTATTACATAACAGTGCTTCTGATCAACAGAGATTTGAATATGTTTTTGACCTAAGTTTCAATACAAATGCTTGGCCATCTAAGAGCAACAACGCACCCATTATAACCCTGCCGGGCGATGGCGATTACATACTTGACAGTAGTACTGCATTTAACGAACTAAGTCTGGTTAATCATTATCAAGTTATAAGCTTGTTTGGTAATGTTACCATGAGGAAAAATTGCGAATGGCAACAAGTTTTTTTTGACGGTTGGCCTCACGTCATCCTTACATCCATACCAG gcaTAGGAATAAAGCCTGGAGAGGAACTACTTGCGGACTTTGGCAACGAATGGTTCACAAAGGTGACCGACATGTCACACAAACTCTTAGCAAGAGAATTGCTTGAATATCGCATGGGAATACGCAGTACTCCTGTTAGtgatcaaaaattgacCAGAGATATAACTctaattgataaatcaataGACCCTTTGGTACAAGTAATGGATGATCCGCCCTGTGCCatttgtaatataataGATAAGTCGCACATTGAAGGCTATGATGGTCAGCACAAAGATGATAGTCGatcaaataaatgtaatacaGCATTAAACAAGCAGAAATcaaaacaaaataatttgaaatctCAAACTAATGTCAATTATGTTGAATCGTATGCTGAACAATCCATTCCGCGACACGTGTATTGCGATGGCTGTGATCGCCCATTTCACACTTCATGTCTAAGGGAAATAATCCCATCTTTTATAACACTGCATTTTGCCCATAAAAACGCTAATATTAGTCTTAATTCAGGATTTCCCACCTTCAATGACCCGTTAGACAAGTGGTACTGCTATTACTGTAGGAGGTTGGCTCTGGATATTATTGAGGCCGATCAACATTTGGAAATCAGTATTTCAAAACgaaataaattttgcaattacAAACAAAACCCCAATAGGAAAAATGCCAAACCAATGCCATCTCCGTTCTCTACTTCATATTGTACTGAAAGTAATACGTATACTGATTTAAAAAGCCCGGAACCCATAGTATCAATGGACTCGATAAGCTCATCAAAAACCAAATTAACCTCAACTATATCAATAGATTCAGAACTATATGATTTTTATGAGGGAACTGattacataaattataataagGAATTCAATTCAGCCAAATACATCTTTGGCGAAGTATTTGAGAATCCTTTTAACACTTTTGGAAACCGCATAAAAGTTTGCAAGCAATGTATCATTTCTAATGGAGAATTGGCTAGCGTATATGTGTGTAGAGTTGTCAAAAGACATCTTGGTGGGAATCATGATCACCCGCACAATCTTAAGTCGTTTGAACTTAAAGAAATGCTGTTGGAATTTTACCAACAGCAAATCCACTTCTACATAAGGTTATGTGTAATTAAGAACATCGCTTTGAGTTACTTATGCTACAAAAATGAGAGATACTATAATGCATTTAATGACTTATTCACAGATAATGTCATTAACACTAAATCTGATAATGCATTGAAGAGGAGGAAAATCTTGAATCAATACATATTTGATAGCATAGGTGGTATTAGAAACGAAATAAACATAACATGTGAATCTAGTAATCTTTTggaatatataaacaatataatttccAACAATTGGTATGTGAGAGATGAGTTTGCCACAGCAACGAATGATGAATCTACTCAAAATGTTGAAAAAATACCTAACAACGACATAATAAACGCACCTAAATATCAtgcaaataatgaaaaaggtgaagataataatatgatAAAGGGTAAAAATAAggaaaattataatattggtAAAGAGATAGGATTTGACAAAACGTCCATATCAAATAAGCCTATAAAGAGGTTTATTCCATTGCTTGGAGTTTGGATAGGGGAAACATCAATTTTGCGTAAATTCGATGATGGATATTATCATGGAATAGTGACTGATtataatgatgaaataGAGAATTATACCACAGTTTTCAAAGTTAGCTATATGGATGGAGATGAAGAATTTTTACAGCCTGAGGATCTGGCAACTGAattgattgaaaatattgccTTTTGGAGGCAAATAACAAGGGAGATTAGGAAGGGGGAagattttcaatatatagACGCTAGTATTTTGGGAATTAATGCTAAGAAGTTGTTGAGTGGACTTGTGCATCCTAGGTTTAATACAGTAAGGGAGTTGTGA
- a CDS encoding ABC transporter (overlaps_old_locusTagID:BBM_III03365): MIMLRNVKCVKFTKIKYISSHLYNYNHLQLHSCTIGSDQCNRFSTSASQMKKILSIAWPNDRSFRYKICASMFCLAASKCSSLLVPLALASLVNKASKLNSNAQIGKALEEELSDHNNRKELISNLLVEGNFDIALCLGGYALARIFASGFGELRNSIFSSVSEGTSRHMATEAFSWIHNSNIDFIHANKTGEIATIFNRGIKAISQVLHTFVFQAIPTLLEFILVTGLLFYKVGHETALVTIFTMIGYILFTTLVTKGRIVIRKRMVSAEQSSMGLLVDSLTNAETVRVCNALPYELNNYKNCLKEYEKQAIMAQGSLSALNFGQHFIFNLGLILSMSIATLKIISGDASPGELILVNTLLFQLSIPLNMMGTTYRQIKLSMVDLKKFSDMLFSTPPLQVIKTPIIITSGNISVKNLCYKNLNNINLDIKGGSFISIVGHSGCGKTTFAKLLLGLYNPQSGNILIDGQDIHKCNIQSLRRQIGLVPQDTVLFNNTIGYNIAYGLMDIDESAIHAAADIAGIHSTIMSLPNKYDTKVGERGLMLSGGEKQRIGIARALIRAPKIIVFDEATSSLDTMTEDQILHSFRKLRNERTLIAISHRLSFSLEADAVAVIHNGTIVQYGSHKQLINSQGLYRQMWQIKH; this comes from the exons ATGATTATGCTTCGCAATGTCAAATGTGTTAAGTTTAccaaaattaaatacatatcttctcatttatacaattataatcaCTTACAACTACACTCATGTACGATTGGAAGTGATCAATGTAACAGATTCAGCACTAGTGCTTCACAAATGAAGAAGATTCTCAGTATAGCCTGGCCCAATGATCGTTCTTTTAGGTATAAAATATGTGCCAGCATGTTCTGTCTAGCAGCGTCCAAGTGTTCTAGTTTACTCGTGCCTTTAGCCCTGGCATCACTAGTGAATAAGGCATCCAAACTCAATTCTAATGCACAAATAGGCAAAGCTTTGGAAGAAGAGCTATCTGATCATAATAATAGGAAGGAATTGATTAGTAATTTGCTTGTCGAaggaaattttgatatagCATTATGTCTTGGCGGATATGCATTGGCTAGAATTTTTGCATCAG GTTTTGGAGAACTAAGAAACTCTATCTTCTCCTCCGTGAGCGAGGGTACCAGTAGGCACATGGCTACGGAAGCCTTTTCATGGATTCACAACTCTAATATCGACTTTATCCACGCAAATAAGACGGGAGAAATTGCCACTATTTTTAATAGGGGTATCAAGGCAATTTCACAAGTCCTTCACACATTTGTTTTCCAAGCAATACCCACGTTACTCGAGTTCATCTTGGTAACTGGTTTGCTATTTTATAAGGTTGGCCATGAAACAGCATTGGTCACCATATTTACAATGATCggatatatattattcaCCACACTTGTCACCAAAGGGAGGATTGTTATAAGGAAGAGGATGGTTTCGGCGGAACAATCGTCAATGGGGTTGCTTGTTGATTCACTTACAAATGCTGAGACTGTTAGGGTATGTAATGCCTTGCCGTAtgaattaaacaattacaaGAATTGTCTAAAGGAGTATGAAAAGCAGGCGATTATGGCACAGGGAAGTTTATCTGCTTTAAATTTTGGTCAACAtttcatatttaatttgGGTTTAATTCTATCTATGTCTATAGCCACTTTGAAGATCATTAGTGGAGACGCATCACCCGGGGAGCTCATATTGGTTAATACTTTGTTGTTTCAG TTATCAATACCTCTTAATATGATGGGCACTACTTACCGCCAAATCAAACTCAGCATGGTAGATTTGAAGAAGTTTTCAGATATGTTATTTTCTACTCCACCATTACAAGTGATTAAAACtccaataataataactaGTGGAAATATTTCTGTTAAGAATCTATGCTACAAAAACTTGaacaatatcaatttggatataaaaGGAGGGTCTTTTATATCAATAGTTGGACACTCTGGATGTGGAAAAACAacatttgcaaaattattattaggTCTATACAACCCCCAATCTGGCAACATTTTGATTGATGGGCAAGACATTCACAAATGCAATATTCAATCCCTACGCAGACAAATCGGCCTAGTTCCACAGGATACTGTACtttttaataatacaattggCTACAATATCGCATATGGCCTTATGGATATAGATGAAAGTGCTATTCATGCTGCTGCAGATATTGCAGGAATACACTCTACCATTATGTCATTGCCTAACAA ATATGACACTAAGGTCGGTGAGAGGGGGCTGATGCTTTCTGGCGGTGAAAAACAAAGAATTGGCATAGCACGCGCACTAATTAGAGCCCCCAAAATAATAGTATTCGACGAGGCAACTTCCTCACTGGACACAATGACAGAAGatcaaattttacactCTTTCCGAAAACTCCGGAATGAACGAACCCTCATTGCAATATCACACAGGTTATCATTCTCATTAGAAGCAGATGCAGTCGCAGTGATACACAATGGTACAATTGTACAGTATGGAAGTCACAAACAGCTAATAAACTCACAGGGGCTGTACAGACAAATGTGGCAAATAAAGCACTAG
- a CDS encoding Trafficking protein Mon1 (overlaps_old_locusTagID:BBM_III03370;~overlaps_old_locusTagID:BBM_III03375) has protein sequence MNNYFTDASCTRHIFMFTYSGKPIFSTFNSDHLVSLTGTLCAIGSKFENRFSLCPQPDKLRHVIWGDLSMTYLDRGPIQCVYVSKFDTPSISRRILELLHRQMVSILTRSIDRMLNKRPSYDLSQLMGGTSNILMESIHRSHSTIIGIVEGFQPLTMDPIYRTTIEAFVRVIQVPSIIASFMFASDKVVSMALGKGVIMSANDVTLISNMVMASKSLREMESWTPICLPSIDENAFVHAYVNSLVDNIWLVYISANGDTESFYSLSNQHLSIKQRITESGCINKVINALKSPPLSLEQFGIIHAVMWLKNIGQFTIASHNLLEALPSFRIIWNSMMHMDIPTLLVLKMTNSIYCFFRDDTSCLWLETSPEIDVTHGFIMGIQRYFTDHKDWFFIPKFPQII, from the exons atgaataattaCTTCACCGACGCTAGTTGTACTAGACACATCTTTATGTTTACGTACTCTGGCAaaccaattttttcaacatTTAATTCGGATCATCTAGTTTCTCTCACAG GTACATTGTGCGCAATCGGTTCTAAGTTTGAGAATCGTTTTAGTTTGTGCCCACAGCCAGATAAGTTAAG ACACGTAATTTGGGGTGATTTGTCGATGACTTACCTCGATAGGGGGCCTATTCAATGCGTTTATGTGtctaaatttgatacaCCTAGTATATCTAGACGAATACTTGAGCTTTTACATCGTCAAATGGTGTCAATTCTAACTAGATCTATTGACAGGATGCTTAATAAGCGGCCTTCGTATGACTTGTCACAACTCATGGGTG GCACAAGTAACATTCTCATGGAATCGATCCATCGTTCACACTCTACCATTATTGGAATT gtTGAAGGATTCCAACCTCTCACAATGGATCCAATTTATCGTACGACAATAGAAGCCTTTGTCCGAGTAATACAGGTGCCAtcaattat CGCTTCTTTTATGTTTGCCTCAGATAAAGTTGTATCAATGGCACTAGGGAAAGGTGTAATAATGTCTGCTAATg ATGTTACACTCATTTCAAATATGGTGATGGCTAGCAAATCACTGAGGGAAATGGAATCGTGGACACCGATTTGCCTGCCTTCAATAGATGAAAA TGCATTTGTGCATGCTTATGTGAATTCTCTGgttgataatatttggtTAGTGTATATATCTGCCAATGGGGACACTGAATCTTTTTACTCTTTGTCTAACCAGCATCTGTCTATTAAACAGAGGATCACTGAGTCTGGATGTATTAATAAAGTGATAAACGCATTAAAATCTCCACCATTATCTTTAG AACAATTTGGCATCATCCACGCTGTAATGTggttaaaaaatattggcCAATTCACCATCGCAAGTCACAATCTGTTAGA GGCTTTACCATCATTTAGAATCATTTGGAATAGTATGATGCACATGGACATACCTACTTTATTGGTGCTTAAAATgacaaattcaatttattgttttttTAGGGACGATACTAGCTGTCTGTGGTTAGAGACTTCTCCAGAAATAG ACGTAACACATGGGTTTATTATGGGTATACAAAGATACTTTACTGATCATAAGGATTGGTTCTTTATCCCAAAGTTTCCACAAATAATCTAG